From Astyanax mexicanus isolate ESR-SI-001 chromosome 16, AstMex3_surface, whole genome shotgun sequence, one genomic window encodes:
- the LOC125782307 gene encoding uncharacterized protein LOC125782307, translating to MDRNNQRGRVRVRGGRGGRGGRGGRGGMRRRTNISDEIRATVIDHVLVHGLTMREAGLRVQPNLSRFTVSTIVRRFREENRITRLPHQGGRPSMLSPRQETLIVDMVRQNNSVKLCEIQQKIIDDHVDFEGITSISISTIDRVLKRNRMRMKQLYRVPFERNSERVKEQRFHYVQRVFQLDSSEQPHEYIYMDEAGFNLTKRRRRGRNVIGQRPIVTVPGQRGGNVTLCAAISNHGVLHHHATLGPYNTQHLLTFLSDLRDIVLGFQQQDHEQTEHPVYVIVWDNVSFHHAVQVREWFTRNQEFLNVFLPPYSPFLNPTEEFFSAWRWKVYDRQPYTRENLLQAMELACNDIGVDACQAWIRHTRSYYPRCLARENVACDVDEVLWPDPAHRHDVIE from the exons ATGGACAGAAACAATCAGAGAGgcagagtaagagtaagaggTGGAAGAGGTGGAAGAGGTGGAAGAGGAGGAAGGGGAGGTATGAGACGAAGAACAAATATTTCAGATGAAATACGGGCAACTGTCATAGACCATGTTCTTGTCCACGGGTTGACAATGAGGGAAGCGGGACTTCGAGTTCAGCCCAACCTAAGCAGATTCACTGTGTCCACCATAGTCCGAAGATTCAGAGAAGAGAACAG AATTACCAGATTGCCACATCAGGGAGGGAGGCCATCTATGTTGTCCCCACGCCAAGAGACCCTCATTGTTGACATGGTCCGTCAGAACAATTCAGTCAAACTCTGTGAAATACAGCAGAAGATCATTGACGACCATGTTGATTTTGAAGGCATCACCAGTATCAGCATTTCCACCATTGATCGTGTCCTAAAACGCAACAGGATGCGGATGAAGCAACTGTACAGAGTACCCTTTGAGCGCAACTCAGAAAGGGTCAAGGAGCAAAGATTCCACTATGTACAG AGAGTGTTTCAACTGGATTCCTCAGAACAACcacatgaatatatttatatggatgaagctGGGTTCAATCTGAccaaaaggaggaggagaggccgGAATGTGATTGGCCAACGACCCATTGTTACAGTTCCTGGCCAGCGTGGTGGCAATGTCACTTTATGTGCTGCAATCAGCAATCATGGTGTTCTCCACCATCATGCCACATTGGGGCCATACAACACTCAACATCTCCtgacatttttaagtgatcttcgGGATATTGTGTTAGGGTTTCAGCAGCAGGATCATGAACAGACAGAGCATCCTGTCTATGTCATTGTGTGGGATAATGTGAGTTTTCACCATGCCGTGCAGGTCAGAGAGTGGTTCACTAGAAACCAAGAATTCCTGAATGTTTTCCTACCACCATACTCCCCTTTCCTCAATCCAACAGAGGAGTTCTTCTCTGCATGGCGCTGGAAGGTTTATGACCGACAACCCTACACCAGGGAAAATCTCTTGCAGGCCATGGAACTGGCCTGTAATGATATAGGTGTGGATGCATGCCAAGCGTGGATCCGGCACACTAGAAGTTATTACCCACGCTGCCTGGCAAGGGAGAATGTGGCCTGTGATGTAGATGAAGTCCTGTGGCCTGACCCAGCACATCGACATGATGTTATAGAGTAG